One segment of Nostoc flagelliforme CCNUN1 DNA contains the following:
- a CDS encoding precorrin-8X methylmutase has protein sequence MEWHVTDAQSLAIIDSEIENHVFSPAEYEIVRRVIYSTADFEYKSLIRFSERALQAGAAALAARTTIVVDVPMVQVGIAYEIQNTFANPVYCSMEALTRPQKEKTRAAWGIETLAKRYPEGIFVVGQAQTALTALVNLIEAEEIRPALIIATPVGFVDVDEVKRRLQDSLVPHITIDSRKGNAVVATAIIDGLVDLAWQAYGQDGNRGS, from the coding sequence ATGGAATGGCACGTAACTGATGCTCAAAGTTTAGCAATCATTGATAGTGAAATTGAAAATCATGTCTTTTCACCCGCAGAGTATGAGATTGTGCGTCGGGTAATATACTCTACAGCTGACTTTGAGTATAAGTCTTTGATTCGTTTCTCTGAGCGTGCCTTGCAAGCAGGAGCAGCAGCACTAGCCGCGCGTACCACAATTGTGGTAGATGTGCCGATGGTGCAAGTAGGTATTGCCTACGAGATTCAAAACACCTTTGCTAATCCGGTGTATTGCAGCATGGAAGCTCTGACACGTCCTCAAAAAGAAAAAACTCGAGCAGCATGGGGAATAGAAACCTTAGCAAAGCGTTATCCAGAGGGCATTTTTGTGGTGGGTCAAGCGCAAACAGCACTAACAGCACTGGTGAATTTAATTGAAGCTGAGGAAATTAGACCTGCTTTGATAATTGCTACTCCAGTGGGATTTGTCGATGTTGATGAAGTGAAGCGGCGCTTACAAGACTCCTTAGTGCCTCACATTACAATTGACAGCCGCAAAGGTAATGCAGTTGTAGCAACTGCGATCATTGATGGATTGGTAGACTTGGCTTGGCAAGCCTATGGACAAGATGGAAATCGCGGGAGTTAG
- a CDS encoding metal ABC transporter solute-binding protein, Zn/Mn family, which yields MSKKLPSNNSFRAILVALAIGFAGCGNQTARTTFTQTTTQVNENLPRIVATTSVLCDLTRQVAGNTVNLTCLIDPSANPQFYKPKPEDRRAIEQANLILYSGYNLEPNLIKLIKGTKNTAPKIAVGQLAVSKPQRFQKGGNNVTNPHLWHNTKNTIRMVEVINSNLRKLESNDAEAYTNNTKRITNELTQLDSWIKSRISSIPAKQRKLVTTSDALSYYAKAYGIPLAGGLQSISNNENLTDARVKNLVTNIKRAKVSTIFPEAATNPNLLQSVARQAEVKISDRKLYAEGLGESGSEADTYQKMMIANTRTIVEGLGGTYLMFQAKAAN from the coding sequence ATGTCAAAAAAATTACCGTCAAATAATTCCTTCCGAGCTATTCTTGTTGCTTTGGCGATTGGATTTGCTGGGTGTGGAAATCAAACTGCAAGAACAACATTCACTCAGACTACCACCCAGGTAAATGAGAATCTTCCCCGAATCGTTGCAACGACAAGCGTATTATGTGACTTAACCAGACAAGTTGCCGGGAATACAGTTAACCTCACCTGCTTAATTGATCCTAGTGCCAACCCTCAATTTTATAAACCAAAGCCGGAAGATCGTAGAGCCATTGAGCAAGCTAATCTTATTCTCTATAGTGGCTATAATTTAGAACCAAATCTGATCAAATTAATTAAAGGGACTAAAAACACTGCACCGAAAATAGCCGTTGGTCAACTTGCGGTGTCTAAGCCACAAAGATTTCAGAAAGGCGGCAATAATGTAACTAATCCTCATCTTTGGCACAATACCAAGAATACTATCAGGATGGTGGAGGTAATTAATAGTAACCTGAGAAAATTAGAATCTAACGATGCAGAGGCTTATACGAACAATACCAAAAGAATCACAAATGAACTCACTCAACTAGATAGCTGGATTAAGTCAAGAATTTCTAGTATTCCTGCCAAACAACGTAAGTTAGTTACAACCTCTGATGCACTGAGTTATTACGCCAAAGCATACGGTATTCCATTAGCAGGGGGATTGCAAAGTATTAGTAATAACGAAAACTTGACAGATGCAAGAGTAAAAAATTTGGTTACAAATATTAAACGGGCTAAAGTATCAACAATTTTTCCAGAGGCGGCAACTAACCCTAATTTGCTTCAATCTGTAGCCAGACAAGCTGAAGTTAAAATTTCTGACAGGAAGTTGTATGCTGAGGGACTTGGTGAATCAGGAAGCGAGGCGGACACTTATCAGAAAATGATGATTGCCAATACACGCACAATTGTAGAAGGGTTAGGAGGTACGTATTTAATGTTTCAAGCGAAAGCTGCTAATTAG
- a CDS encoding TPM domain-containing protein — protein MQSCFWRRILVSIAVFFLAGSIWVMHSPPAVAYDNPDLLPGTFTPVVDLAKSLPVLQEEKLVKDLEQFEVDTGWKLRVLTQYDRTPGRAVIKYWGLDDKSILLVADSRGGNILSFSVGDAVYELLPRTFWIELQTRFGNLYFVREQGEDQAILQALESVKGCLLKGGCNVVPGLPREQWILTLITSIIGGVICGFAAQPREKGQIFAWQWALIFSPLWGILFLAFGIGPVVTRTSDWLPLVRNISGFLIGVLVAYLSPVFSRPSSSSEL, from the coding sequence ATGCAATCTTGTTTTTGGCGACGAATTCTCGTATCTATTGCAGTATTTTTCCTGGCTGGGTCAATCTGGGTGATGCATTCTCCCCCAGCAGTGGCTTATGACAATCCTGACTTACTTCCTGGCACCTTTACCCCAGTTGTAGACTTAGCAAAATCTCTTCCTGTGCTGCAAGAAGAAAAGCTTGTCAAAGATTTAGAGCAGTTTGAAGTTGATACGGGTTGGAAACTGCGAGTATTGACCCAGTATGACCGCACCCCAGGTCGGGCAGTCATAAAATATTGGGGTTTGGATGACAAAAGCATTCTACTAGTTGCCGATTCTCGTGGCGGTAACATCCTCAGTTTTAGCGTCGGCGATGCGGTTTATGAACTTTTACCCCGAACTTTTTGGATAGAACTGCAAACCCGCTTCGGTAATTTATACTTTGTCCGAGAACAAGGCGAAGACCAAGCCATTCTGCAAGCCTTAGAATCCGTTAAAGGCTGTTTACTCAAAGGTGGTTGCAATGTTGTCCCCGGACTGCCACGAGAGCAATGGATTCTCACCTTGATTACCTCAATTATTGGTGGAGTGATTTGTGGATTTGCAGCTCAACCCCGCGAGAAAGGACAAATTTTCGCTTGGCAATGGGCTTTAATTTTCTCACCTTTGTGGGGAATCTTGTTTCTTGCCTTTGGCATTGGGCCAGTAGTGACACGCACAAGCGACTGGTTACCTCTAGTTCGGAATATCTCTGGGTTTCTTATTGGCGTCTTGGTTGCCTACCTATCTCCTGTTTTCAGCCGGCCTTCTTCCAGTAGTGAGTTATGA
- a CDS encoding DUF4330 domain-containing protein, with product MAILDSKGRLFGKINLLDLAAALVILLVIFGIFVFPGTSGSVAQVGAKTVPIEVDLVVRGLNVRDPEQLFDNGLKKGGKTNVIIRNQPHGAIEIKSIQQLPRTINVSQPDGTVKELPDPKTNNFSTDLLLTLGGKAQLTDNGPVLGNSKVKIGMPFELEGFNYNFNATVIDIRLKDK from the coding sequence ATGGCTATTTTAGATTCAAAAGGTCGTTTGTTCGGCAAAATTAACCTCCTAGATTTAGCTGCTGCGCTAGTAATTCTGCTAGTTATATTTGGCATTTTTGTCTTTCCTGGCACTTCTGGTTCTGTGGCCCAAGTCGGTGCGAAAACAGTACCCATAGAAGTAGACTTAGTAGTTCGTGGTTTGAATGTCCGTGACCCTGAACAATTATTCGATAACGGATTAAAAAAAGGCGGTAAAACAAATGTGATTATCCGCAATCAACCCCACGGGGCGATTGAGATTAAATCCATTCAACAGCTACCTAGAACAATCAATGTTTCCCAACCTGATGGCACTGTTAAAGAATTACCAGATCCAAAGACCAACAATTTTAGTACAGATTTGCTTTTGACTTTAGGTGGCAAAGCTCAACTCACTGATAATGGTCCCGTTCTCGGTAACAGTAAAGTTAAAATTGGAATGCCATTTGAGTTGGAAGGCTTTAACTACAACTTTAATGCAACTGTTATTGATATCAGATTAAAAGACAAATAA
- a CDS encoding DUF2470 domain-containing protein → MSKDFSADISSRICKHMNDDHADAIVLYAKAFGGVTDAIAAQMRSIDAQGMDLTAQANGEVVPVRIQFDHVLADAEDAHQTLIAMVKQARVKAN, encoded by the coding sequence ATGTCTAAGGATTTTTCTGCTGATATTAGTTCGCGCATCTGCAAGCACATGAATGATGATCATGCTGATGCCATAGTTCTTTATGCTAAGGCTTTTGGTGGTGTAACAGATGCGATCGCAGCACAAATGCGGTCAATTGATGCACAAGGTATGGATTTGACAGCGCAAGCGAATGGGGAAGTTGTGCCAGTTCGCATTCAGTTTGATCATGTTTTAGCGGATGCAGAAGATGCCCATCAAACTCTAATTGCGATGGTAAAGCAGGCGCGGGTGAAGGCAAATTAG
- a CDS encoding YtxH domain-containing protein produces the protein MSNNRSGVFFGGLMLGATIGALTGLLVAPRTGRETRKILKKSANAIPELAEDLSTSVQIQADRLSASALRNWDETLDRLREAIAAGVDASQRESQVLKRQTSVEDSDSLPQQLERS, from the coding sequence ATGTCTAATAACCGTTCTGGAGTATTTTTTGGCGGTTTGATGCTGGGAGCTACCATCGGTGCTTTGACTGGTTTGCTAGTGGCTCCCCGCACAGGGCGCGAAACGCGTAAAATTTTGAAAAAATCTGCCAATGCTATTCCAGAATTGGCAGAAGATTTATCAACGAGTGTGCAAATCCAGGCAGATCGTCTTTCTGCTAGCGCATTGCGAAACTGGGATGAAACTCTAGATAGATTACGGGAAGCGATCGCAGCAGGTGTAGATGCCAGTCAGAGAGAAAGCCAAGTCTTGAAGCGGCAAACATCCGTTGAAGACTCAGATTCTCTTCCCCAGCAATTAGAACGCTCATAA
- a CDS encoding phosphate ABC transporter permease: protein MLVPLTRQKFEQVVPLIATGLQYKYYWGKFSNFLQRLLISVVAVVVILLVTVIFKLEFASIVFVLGVISAFFWLWYPVFQASMRNLQCRRYKYGGFFRGRVLDWWITDQLMGKTETVNSKGELVIVENREKQINLEVGDETGFSIEFVAPLRPAHKVITRGQIAEMVVMSNRPDLSSIEQFSDIYFPSRDLWVSDYPYLRRDFFNEVGRRLREDQQQKPRRRRRSTEE from the coding sequence ATGTTAGTACCACTGACTCGCCAGAAATTTGAACAAGTTGTCCCCCTAATTGCAACTGGTTTGCAGTACAAGTACTATTGGGGGAAATTTTCAAATTTTTTGCAACGGCTGTTAATTTCTGTAGTTGCCGTAGTTGTTATATTGCTTGTAACAGTCATTTTTAAGCTTGAGTTTGCTTCAATAGTATTTGTGCTAGGAGTAATTAGCGCTTTTTTTTGGCTGTGGTATCCAGTGTTTCAAGCAAGTATGCGGAATTTGCAATGCCGCCGTTATAAATATGGCGGCTTTTTCCGTGGTCGAGTGCTAGATTGGTGGATTACAGACCAGTTGATGGGTAAAACCGAAACAGTCAACAGCAAAGGCGAATTGGTGATTGTAGAAAACCGAGAAAAACAGATTAACTTAGAGGTGGGTGATGAAACAGGATTTAGCATTGAGTTTGTAGCACCATTACGTCCTGCCCACAAAGTTATTACTCGCGGTCAAATTGCAGAAATGGTAGTGATGTCAAATCGCCCAGATTTGAGCAGTATTGAACAATTCAGCGATATATACTTTCCTAGCCGTGACCTGTGGGTTAGCGATTATCCTTATTTACGGCGAGATTTCTTTAACGAAGTTGGTCGCCGCTTGCGTGAAGACCAACAACAAAAGCCGCGCCGTCGGCGTCGTAGCACAGAAGAGTAA
- the psbP gene encoding photosystem II reaction center PsbP, which yields MWKRIILILLLVLSFSLSNSDVAAASGLKSFVDTNDGYQFLYPNGWLQVKVANGPDVVFHDLIEVSENVSVVISPVPEGKTLSELGTPTEVGYKLGKAALAPPDSDRSAELVNAAQREVDGKIYYLLEYEVKLPNQQERHNIASVAVSRGKVFTLNASIPEKRWPRVKRMIDEVVNSFTVY from the coding sequence ATGTGGAAACGAATTATATTAATTTTGCTATTGGTGTTGAGCTTCAGCCTGAGTAATTCTGATGTAGCGGCAGCATCTGGACTCAAAAGCTTTGTAGACACTAATGATGGCTATCAGTTTTTATATCCTAACGGCTGGCTGCAAGTTAAAGTTGCCAACGGCCCAGATGTAGTTTTCCACGATTTGATTGAGGTGTCTGAAAATGTTTCTGTTGTGATTAGCCCCGTTCCCGAAGGCAAAACTTTGTCAGAATTGGGAACCCCAACAGAAGTGGGATATAAGTTGGGAAAAGCAGCTCTTGCGCCTCCTGACTCTGATCGTTCAGCTGAATTAGTCAATGCTGCACAGCGAGAAGTAGACGGTAAAATATACTACCTTTTAGAGTATGAGGTTAAACTCCCCAATCAACAGGAACGACACAACATCGCCAGCGTCGCTGTTAGCCGTGGTAAAGTTTTTACCCTTAACGCCTCAATTCCTGAAAAACGCTGGCCGAGAGTTAAACGAATGATTGATGAGGTTGTAAATTCTTTTACTGTTTATTAA
- a CDS encoding M48 family metallopeptidase produces the protein MFNWKSFVANYRVWRRRWFYPLISVIVALSLCLSTPLPGRTLDFLPLLLQGVQAFQLSNMSPRQEVDLGKQINKELVGSEVRLYRNPEVNRYVEQIGRRLAANSDRPDLPYTFQVVQDDSINAFATLGGYVYVHTGLLKTADNEAELASVLAHEIGHIGGKHVVKQMQQKALESGLLTAAGLDRNTAVQIGVQLARDLPRSRNNEFEADQRGLRTLTRTGYAQSAMVSFMQKLLKKGGSAPTFLSTHPGTSDRIDGLRRAINSQPSKGNYGLDKASYKANIRPLVRS, from the coding sequence ATGTTCAACTGGAAAAGTTTTGTTGCAAATTACCGTGTGTGGCGGCGTCGCTGGTTTTATCCTTTAATTTCAGTGATAGTTGCCTTGAGTCTGTGCCTGAGTACACCCCTACCTGGAAGAACTTTAGATTTCTTGCCTCTTCTACTCCAAGGAGTTCAGGCATTTCAGCTTTCTAATATGTCTCCTCGTCAGGAAGTTGATCTGGGTAAGCAAATTAATAAAGAATTAGTAGGCAGTGAAGTGCGGCTTTACCGCAATCCAGAAGTTAATCGCTATGTTGAACAAATTGGTCGGCGTTTAGCAGCTAATAGCGATCGCCCCGATCTTCCCTATACTTTCCAAGTAGTTCAGGATGACAGTATTAATGCTTTTGCTACTTTGGGCGGCTATGTATATGTCCACACTGGTTTGCTGAAAACCGCAGACAATGAAGCGGAACTAGCAAGTGTACTCGCCCATGAAATTGGCCACATTGGCGGCAAACACGTAGTTAAACAGATGCAGCAAAAAGCGCTCGAAAGTGGTCTATTAACAGCTGCTGGCTTAGACCGGAATACGGCGGTGCAAATTGGTGTACAGTTAGCGCGAGACTTGCCACGCAGTCGTAATAATGAATTTGAGGCTGATCAAAGAGGACTACGAACTTTGACACGGACTGGTTACGCCCAGTCTGCAATGGTTTCCTTTATGCAAAAGCTGCTGAAAAAGGGTGGTTCTGCTCCGACATTTTTAAGTACGCACCCCGGAACGAGCGATCGTATTGATGGCCTCAGACGTGCAATTAACTCTCAACCTAGTAAGGGAAATTATGGCTTGGATAAGGCTAGTTATAAAGCTAATATTCGACCATTAGTGAGGTCTTGA
- a CDS encoding plasmid replication protein, CyRepA1 family — MHLHYLHPQHLEELAKSSGIDLHLVQLNFRSLQGVTAYEYLLISELLPRTNTGMVKAGWLQRYAHITEGGWWCSGLDPLNNWQMMEWGCFKPNQPRQNHNGKSIKYEHPPGTPTRVFYLRVTLQVWQQVAGRYNLVMPDNITITADGEAEGFWQWVMQHYIPLILCEGVKKAATLLTQGYVAIAIPGITSGYRVVKDEFGKVTRRQLVPDLAAFAITKRSFYICFDFETQPKTIAAVNNAISQLGCLFQQKNCTVKVIELPGIEKGVDEFIVAKGATSFDKVYRQSVDLEIYLAQTKPHTELTIPASLTLHRPYIGEIPFPTSGLVGVKSAKGTGKTTVLQAVVQQAKIRKQPVLLITHRILLGRFLCEKIGIQWGTHKEDTNKRIDKTLTPAPPILRSLSPQQSLGLCVDSIWKLNPENWRGAIVILDEVEQSLWHLLNSNTCKHKRVKILKLFQQLISTVLTTGGLVIAQDADLSDISLEYLQGLAGIKLTPWVVLNQWKPQHGWDVTFYDSPNPTPLIHQLELDLLAGRKCYVTTDSRAGRYSCETIERYLKERLQKLRRQFPKTLVVSSHTTNTPGHEAVDFIAAINQKISEYDGVFVTPSLGTGISIDVQHFDRVYGIFQGVIPDSEARQALARVRDDVPRVVWCAKRGIGLIGSGSTNYRLLSDWYQENQKENLALLSPLHKIDVDLPLVHDPIHLRTWAKLSARVNASIRLYRQSMQDGLIADGHQIQMRSNAVHNNIIRDLRLAFLATDADDLATRKRLILEIVKVQKDWAQSRQKAKDIKRKIKEIKQQNQLSVATAVANAKDIDYVEYEQLLVKHSLTDGERNQINKYVLRQRYGVEVTPWLKLQDDQGYYRQLLIHYYLTHESEYFHLRDQQEWHQQLSWGEGKVFLPDLKTYTLKVEAMRALGMLQFLEAEREFTESNPDLILLKNIVFQHSKHIKRALCINLVGDKEQVSAIKILSRLLNLLGLKLKRVNEVYQIDLETLYDGRERIFAVWHQRDELMLAHVKSVGYELPDYSSDWKLEIIQPKAYAAAANILDSSKDVLKVLL, encoded by the coding sequence ATGCATCTGCACTATTTACACCCCCAACACCTTGAAGAATTAGCCAAGAGTAGTGGTATAGACTTACACCTAGTGCAACTCAATTTTAGGTCACTCCAAGGCGTAACTGCTTATGAGTACCTATTGATTTCTGAGCTACTCCCTCGCACCAATACCGGAATGGTGAAAGCTGGATGGTTGCAGCGTTATGCTCATATTACTGAAGGTGGTTGGTGGTGTTCCGGGCTAGACCCTTTGAATAATTGGCAAATGATGGAATGGGGATGCTTTAAGCCAAACCAACCCCGACAGAATCACAATGGTAAGTCCATCAAATACGAGCATCCCCCCGGCACACCAACGCGGGTGTTTTATTTGCGGGTAACGCTGCAAGTATGGCAGCAAGTCGCTGGACGTTACAATCTGGTCATGCCTGACAATATCACCATTACTGCCGATGGTGAAGCTGAAGGCTTTTGGCAATGGGTGATGCAACATTACATTCCCCTGATTCTCTGCGAGGGTGTGAAGAAAGCAGCCACACTGTTAACGCAAGGATATGTAGCTATTGCCATTCCCGGAATTACCAGTGGTTATCGGGTTGTTAAAGATGAATTTGGTAAAGTTACCCGTCGTCAGCTAGTTCCTGATTTAGCAGCGTTTGCAATTACAAAACGTAGTTTTTATATTTGCTTTGATTTTGAAACTCAACCTAAAACAATTGCTGCTGTAAATAATGCTATTTCTCAACTTGGTTGTTTATTCCAGCAAAAAAATTGCACTGTTAAAGTCATCGAACTTCCAGGAATAGAAAAAGGAGTTGATGAGTTTATCGTTGCGAAAGGTGCAACTAGTTTTGATAAAGTTTATCGCCAAAGTGTTGATTTAGAAATTTATTTAGCTCAAACAAAACCCCACACTGAGTTAACTATTCCTGCGTCTCTCACATTGCATCGTCCTTATATAGGTGAAATCCCTTTCCCCACTTCTGGATTAGTAGGAGTTAAATCAGCAAAAGGAACAGGTAAAACTACAGTACTGCAAGCCGTTGTTCAGCAAGCAAAAATTAGAAAGCAACCTGTTTTGTTAATTACTCACAGAATCCTACTAGGAAGATTTTTGTGTGAGAAAATTGGTATTCAATGGGGAACACATAAAGAAGATACAAATAAAAGGATTGATAAAACACTTACCCCCGCTCCTCCCATTCTTCGCTCACTCTCTCCTCAGCAATCTCTTGGATTGTGCGTTGATTCTATTTGGAAACTTAACCCGGAAAATTGGCGGGGAGCAATAGTAATTCTGGATGAAGTAGAGCAGTCTTTGTGGCATTTATTAAACAGTAATACTTGTAAACATAAGCGTGTAAAGATATTAAAATTATTCCAGCAACTAATTTCCACAGTTTTAACAACTGGAGGGTTAGTAATTGCCCAAGATGCTGATTTGTCAGATATCTCACTTGAATATTTACAGGGATTAGCAGGAATTAAATTAACACCTTGGGTAGTTCTCAACCAGTGGAAACCTCAGCATGGTTGGGACGTAACTTTTTATGATTCGCCGAACCCAACACCGCTAATTCACCAACTGGAATTGGATTTACTTGCTGGACGTAAATGTTATGTTACTACCGATAGTCGCGCTGGGCGTTACAGTTGTGAAACAATTGAACGTTATCTGAAAGAGCGGTTACAAAAATTACGAAGGCAATTTCCCAAAACTTTGGTAGTTAGTAGCCACACTACAAACACACCTGGCCACGAAGCGGTTGATTTTATTGCAGCTATCAATCAAAAAATCTCTGAATATGACGGCGTTTTTGTTACCCCTAGCCTTGGTACGGGAATTAGTATTGATGTCCAACATTTCGACCGAGTTTATGGCATTTTTCAAGGGGTAATTCCTGACTCGGAAGCAAGACAAGCGTTAGCAAGAGTGCGGGATGATGTGCCGCGTGTTGTCTGGTGCGCTAAACGAGGTATTGGCTTAATTGGTAGTGGTAGTACAAATTATCGCTTGCTATCTGATTGGTATCAAGAAAATCAAAAAGAAAACTTAGCTTTGCTTAGTCCACTACATAAAATAGATGTGGATTTACCTTTAGTTCATGATCCGATTCATTTGCGAACTTGGGCTAAGTTATCTGCACGGGTAAATGCTTCTATTCGCCTCTACCGTCAATCGATGCAAGATGGTTTGATTGCTGATGGGCATCAAATTCAGATGCGGAGTAATGCTGTTCACAATAATATTATTCGAGATTTACGTCTTGCGTTTTTGGCAACTGATGCTGATGATTTAGCTACCCGTAAAAGATTAATTTTAGAAATTGTCAAAGTTCAAAAAGATTGGGCGCAAAGCCGTCAAAAAGCTAAAGATATTAAACGCAAAATTAAAGAGATTAAGCAGCAAAATCAACTATCTGTAGCAACTGCTGTAGCTAATGCTAAAGATATCGATTATGTAGAATATGAGCAATTATTAGTGAAGCATTCCCTGACTGATGGAGAACGCAACCAAATCAATAAATATGTTCTCAGACAAAGGTATGGTGTAGAAGTTACTCCTTGGCTCAAATTGCAGGATGACCAAGGATATTATCGTCAATTGTTAATTCATTATTATCTAACTCACGAAAGCGAGTATTTTCACCTCAGAGATCAGCAAGAATGGCATCAGCAATTATCTTGGGGTGAAGGGAAAGTTTTTCTACCAGATTTAAAAACTTACACGCTCAAAGTTGAGGCAATGAGAGCTTTGGGAATGCTTCAGTTTCTCGAAGCAGAAAGAGAATTTACTGAGAGTAATCCAGATTTGATCTTGCTGAAAAATATTGTTTTTCAGCATAGTAAGCATATTAAAAGAGCGCTTTGTATTAACTTAGTCGGGGATAAAGAGCAGGTTTCAGCAATCAAAATACTCAGCCGACTGTTAAATTTGCTGGGCTTGAAACTAAAGCGGGTAAATGAGGTTTATCAAATCGACTTAGAAACGCTTTATGATGGCAGGGAGAGAATATTTGCAGTTTGGCATCAACGGGATGAGTTGATGTTGGCTCATGTTAAGAGTGTTGGCTATGAGTTGCCTGATTATTCTTCAGACTGGAAGCTTGAAATTATCCAACCAAAGGCTTATGCCGCAGCAGCCAATATCCTTGACAGCTCAAAGGATGTTTTAAAAGTCCTATTGTAA
- a CDS encoding metallophosphoesterase family protein, translating to MSETSPRRIVIGDVHGHYEGLMTLLEAIAPTSDDQIYFLGDLIDRGPHSSQVVNFVKRHNYSCLLGNHEQMLLNILTNERTSSPTMQAWLYSGGQATVASYHEASIPDDHLDWFKSLPTYLDLGDIWLTHAGVDPSKSVTEQTADQLCWIREEFHSIEKPYFPDKLIIIGHTITFTLPGVSPGKLAQGQGWLDIDTGAYHPKSGWLTGLDVTNQLVYQVNIFKDYLRTLPLEDVVIRVDPAKIKVDRRNKN from the coding sequence ATGAGCGAAACTAGCCCCAGACGAATTGTAATTGGGGATGTGCATGGTCACTATGAAGGTTTGATGACATTATTGGAGGCGATCGCCCCCACGTCAGACGATCAAATCTATTTTCTGGGAGACTTAATTGATCGCGGGCCTCATAGCTCACAAGTAGTTAATTTTGTCAAGCGACATAACTACTCATGTTTGTTGGGAAATCATGAGCAGATGTTATTAAACATTCTGACCAATGAAAGAACCTCCTCCCCAACGATGCAAGCATGGCTGTACAGTGGGGGGCAAGCTACCGTAGCCAGTTACCACGAGGCTTCAATCCCTGATGACCATCTGGATTGGTTCAAGAGTTTGCCTACATATCTCGACTTGGGGGATATTTGGTTAACTCATGCTGGTGTTGACCCTTCCAAGTCGGTGACAGAACAAACTGCCGATCAACTGTGCTGGATACGAGAAGAATTTCACAGCATTGAAAAACCCTACTTTCCAGATAAGCTTATTATCATCGGTCACACCATTACCTTTACTCTGCCGGGTGTTTCTCCTGGTAAACTGGCACAAGGGCAGGGATGGCTAGACATAGATACTGGCGCTTATCATCCTAAGAGTGGCTGGTTGACTGGACTAGATGTCACAAATCAATTGGTTTATCAAGTTAACATTTTTAAAGACTATCTCCGTACCCTGCCCTTAGAAGATGTAGTGATCAGAGTTGATCCTGCTAAAATCAAAGTCGATCGCCGCAATAAGAATTAA
- the dapB gene encoding 4-hydroxy-tetrahydrodipicolinate reductase — translation MTNQAPIPVIVNGAAGKMGREVIKAVAQAPDLNLVGAIDHSLEHQDKDAGELAGLSEPLEVPISNQLEPMLGYVAGDRQSPPGVIVDFTHPDSVYDNIRSAIAYGIRPVIGTTGLSPEQIQDLADFADKASTGCLIIPNFSIGMVLLQQAAIAASKYFDHVEIIELHHNQKADAPSGTAIQTAQLLGELGKTFNPALVEETEKLPGARGSIADEGIRIHSVRLPGLIAHQEVIFGAAGQIYTLRHDTSDRACYMPGVLLAIRKILALKSLVYGLEKIL, via the coding sequence ATGACGAATCAAGCTCCTATCCCGGTTATTGTCAACGGTGCTGCTGGTAAAATGGGCCGTGAGGTGATTAAGGCAGTAGCGCAAGCGCCAGACTTAAACCTAGTGGGTGCAATTGACCACAGTTTAGAACACCAAGATAAAGACGCTGGAGAGTTGGCGGGTTTAAGCGAACCTCTAGAAGTGCCAATTAGCAATCAATTAGAACCGATGTTGGGGTATGTGGCTGGCGACAGACAGTCTCCTCCAGGAGTGATTGTAGACTTTACCCATCCCGATTCAGTTTATGACAATATTCGTAGTGCGATCGCCTACGGTATTCGTCCAGTAATCGGCACCACTGGGTTAAGTCCGGAACAAATTCAAGACTTGGCAGACTTTGCCGACAAAGCTAGCACTGGTTGTCTAATTATTCCTAATTTTTCCATTGGTATGGTGCTGTTGCAACAAGCTGCGATCGCAGCCTCTAAATATTTTGACCATGTAGAAATTATCGAACTACATCACAATCAAAAAGCTGATGCTCCCAGTGGTACTGCCATTCAAACAGCGCAGTTATTAGGAGAATTGGGTAAAACTTTTAACCCTGCTCTTGTAGAAGAAACAGAGAAATTACCAGGAGCCAGAGGTAGTATAGCAGATGAAGGGATTAGAATTCATAGCGTGCGCTTGCCAGGATTGATTGCCCATCAAGAAGTTATTTTTGGCGCAGCAGGACAGATTTATACTTTACGACATGATACGAGCGATCGGGCTTGTTATATGCCAGGAGTGCTACTAGCGATTCGCAAAATCTTAGCGCTAAAGTCGTTAGTATATGGATTAGAAAAGATACTTTAA